A genomic window from Sulfurimonas paralvinellae includes:
- a CDS encoding OadG family protein, with the protein METNLVIEGLKFMILGMGTVFVFLIVMIVCMNIMSSVINKFFPEPQPGAGASGTGAQSDKKKIVAAITAAIAHHRQG; encoded by the coding sequence ATGGAAACTAACCTCGTAATAGAGGGTTTGAAATTTATGATTTTAGGGATGGGAACAGTGTTCGTTTTCCTGATAGTAATGATAGTATGTATGAATATCATGTCATCTGTCATTAATAAATTTTTCCCCGAACCACAGCCAGGTGCAGGTGCTTCAGGTACAGGTGCACAAAGCGATAAGAAAAAAATAGTTGCAGCGATAACAGCGGCAATTGCACATCATAGACAAGGTTAA
- a CDS encoding biotin/lipoyl-containing protein: protein MAKKYIDVMDTTFRDGFQSVFGGRVLMDDFFPAVEAAKMAGINHFEFGGGARFQSLYFYLREDAFEMMDKFRKIVGPDANLQTLARGVNTVMLDTGSKELIDLHAKMFKKHGTTTIRNFDALNDIENLKYSAERITHHGLKHEAVVTMMDLPPGCHGAHTVEFYEKTLRDILDSGLPYDSICFKDASGTSNPQKVFETISMARKLLGDDTHIRLHTHETAGVSVAAYMAALEAGVDGIDMAASPVSGGTSQPDILTMLHATKGMNYDLGGLELGKILTYEKELQACLEDYFMPPEATMVSPIIPFSPMPGGALTANTQMMRDNGIMDKFPEVIAAMQEVVEKGGYGTSVTPVSQFYFQQALNNVMQGPWEAIAPGYGRMVLGYFGKTPVAPDPEIVKIASEKLNLLPTTEKALDLADADPAKSLESWINRLKEEDIEITEENIFIAAACQDKGIAFLKGEGELNVRKKSEMEEECKGEGKEMSGNYTVVVDGQKFSVQVAEGSGDVQVVAVDGEAAVAAPTPNAPTGDGVEIKALLPGNVWKIVANPGQSVNEGDVIMILESMKMEIDVVAPTGGVLKSINVATNDKVVEGQVVAVIG, encoded by the coding sequence ATGGCTAAGAAATATATAGATGTAATGGATACTACTTTTAGAGATGGTTTTCAATCAGTTTTTGGCGGACGCGTACTTATGGATGATTTTTTTCCAGCGGTTGAAGCGGCAAAAATGGCTGGTATTAATCACTTCGAGTTTGGTGGAGGAGCAAGATTTCAATCGCTTTACTTCTACTTAAGAGAAGACGCATTTGAAATGATGGATAAATTCCGTAAAATAGTTGGGCCTGATGCAAATTTACAAACACTTGCACGCGGTGTTAATACGGTAATGCTAGATACAGGTTCAAAAGAACTGATCGATCTGCATGCTAAAATGTTTAAAAAACATGGAACAACGACTATCCGTAACTTTGATGCGCTTAATGATATTGAAAACTTGAAATATTCAGCTGAAAGAATTACGCATCATGGACTTAAGCACGAAGCAGTTGTTACGATGATGGATCTTCCACCGGGATGCCATGGTGCACATACAGTTGAGTTCTATGAAAAGACACTTCGCGATATCTTAGACAGTGGTCTTCCATATGACAGCATCTGTTTTAAAGATGCAAGTGGTACTTCAAATCCTCAGAAGGTCTTTGAAACGATTTCAATGGCGAGAAAACTTCTTGGTGATGATACACATATCCGTCTGCATACACATGAAACTGCAGGTGTTTCTGTAGCTGCATATATGGCTGCATTGGAAGCAGGTGTTGATGGTATCGATATGGCAGCAAGCCCTGTAAGCGGTGGAACTAGTCAGCCGGATATTCTTACTATGCTTCATGCAACGAAGGGAATGAACTATGACCTTGGCGGATTGGAACTTGGTAAGATCCTTACATATGAAAAAGAGCTGCAGGCATGTTTAGAAGATTACTTTATGCCGCCGGAAGCGACTATGGTCTCTCCTATTATCCCATTCTCTCCAATGCCGGGTGGTGCACTTACTGCAAACACGCAAATGATGAGAGATAACGGAATCATGGATAAATTCCCTGAAGTTATCGCTGCAATGCAGGAAGTTGTTGAAAAAGGCGGTTACGGTACATCGGTAACACCTGTTTCACAATTCTACTTCCAACAGGCACTTAACAATGTAATGCAGGGTCCATGGGAAGCAATCGCTCCTGGTTACGGACGTATGGTATTAGGATACTTTGGTAAAACACCTGTTGCACCGGATCCTGAGATTGTAAAAATTGCTTCAGAGAAGTTAAATCTTTTACCGACAACTGAGAAAGCTTTGGATCTTGCTGATGCGGATCCTGCAAAATCTTTAGAGAGTTGGATCAACAGACTCAAAGAAGAAGATATTGAAATCACAGAAGAAAATATTTTCATTGCTGCAGCATGTCAAGACAAGGGTATCGCTTTCTTAAAAGGTGAAGGTGAATTAAACGTACGTAAAAAATCCGAAATGGAAGAAGAGTGTAAAGGAGAAGGAAAAGAGATGAGTGGAAATTATACAGTAGTAGTAGATGGTCAAAAGTTCAGTGTTCAAGTTGCAGAAGGTAGTGGTGATGTTCAAGTAGTAGCAGTTGATGGTGAAGCGGCAGTAGCAGCTCCAACGCCAAATGCACCGACTGGTGACGGTGTAGAGATCAAAGCATTGCTTCCGGGTAACGTTTGGAAAATCGTTGCTAATCCGGGCCAGAGTGTTAATGAAGGCGATGTGATTATGATTTTAGAGTCTATGAAAATGGAGATCGATGTTGTCGCACCGACTGGTGGGGTACTTAAAAGTATTAACGTAGCTACAAATGACAAAGTTGTAGAAGGTCAAGTCGTAGCAGTCATAGGATAA
- a CDS encoding sodium ion-translocating decarboxylase subunit beta, with the protein MKNVLIKFFASMMLFAFAFSANAAASEHAAASKEVSVHQEETYQAQPMGDMIMSFLESTGVVALVHPRDDEMSAAGEPMSDFHKGLGRVIMILVTFLLFWLAIAKGFEPLLLLSIAFGGLLANIPIAGIAGHHGFLGVIYQAGLSNELFPIIIFMGVGAMTDFGPLLSNPKTALLGGAAQFGIFGTLVGAMVLAQMGFVDFTLKQASAISIIGGADGPTSIFIATKLAPELLGAIAVASYSYMAMVPIIQPPIMKALTTEAERKIKMSTLRHVSRLEKLIFPILVLVLAILVLPESTPLIGAFMFGNFLKESGVVERLNDTLQNALINITTIFLGLGVGSKLAADQFLVPETMFIMALGIIAFGVGTAAGVLMAKLMNLFPGHKVNPLIGSAGVSAVPMAARVSNKVGMEYDRTNMLLMHAMGPNVAGVIGSAVAAGVLISMFQ; encoded by the coding sequence ATGAAAAATGTTTTAATTAAATTCTTTGCATCAATGATGTTGTTTGCTTTTGCATTTTCTGCAAATGCAGCAGCGTCCGAGCATGCAGCAGCTTCGAAAGAAGTTTCGGTGCATCAGGAAGAGACATATCAAGCGCAGCCGATGGGCGATATGATTATGAGCTTTTTAGAATCAACAGGTGTTGTCGCACTCGTTCATCCTCGTGACGATGAAATGAGTGCTGCCGGAGAGCCAATGAGTGATTTTCACAAGGGGCTTGGCCGTGTTATTATGATCCTTGTTACATTCTTACTCTTCTGGCTTGCTATTGCGAAAGGTTTTGAGCCTTTATTGCTTCTGTCGATTGCATTTGGCGGGCTTTTAGCAAATATTCCTATTGCAGGAATAGCGGGGCATCATGGATTTTTGGGTGTAATTTACCAGGCGGGTCTCTCAAATGAGCTTTTCCCTATTATCATTTTTATGGGTGTTGGTGCGATGACAGACTTCGGTCCGCTCTTGTCAAATCCTAAGACAGCTCTTCTTGGAGGAGCTGCTCAGTTCGGTATTTTTGGAACACTTGTCGGTGCAATGGTTCTTGCACAGATGGGATTTGTTGACTTTACACTGAAACAAGCATCGGCTATCTCTATTATCGGTGGCGCGGATGGTCCGACATCTATCTTTATTGCGACAAAACTTGCTCCTGAACTTTTAGGTGCTATTGCAGTTGCATCATACTCTTATATGGCGATGGTTCCTATTATTCAGCCTCCGATTATGAAAGCATTGACTACTGAAGCAGAGAGAAAGATCAAAATGAGTACGTTACGTCATGTTTCTCGTTTGGAGAAATTGATTTTCCCTATTTTGGTATTGGTACTTGCTATTTTAGTTTTACCGGAATCTACTCCGCTTATTGGTGCGTTTATGTTCGGTAACTTCTTAAAAGAGTCAGGTGTTGTTGAACGTCTTAACGATACACTGCAAAATGCACTTATTAACATTACGACTATCTTTTTAGGTCTTGGTGTTGGTTCAAAACTTGCAGCGGATCAGTTCCTTGTTCCTGAGACAATGTTCATTATGGCTCTTGGTATCATTGCATTTGGTGTCGGTACGGCAGCAGGTGTTTTAATGGCAAAACTTATGAACCTTTTCCCTGGTCATAAAGTAAATCCTCTTATTGGTTCGGCTGGAGTTTCAGCAGTACCGATGGCTGCACGTGTATCAAATAAAGTCGGTATGGAATATGACCGTACGAATATGCTCTTGATGCATGCAATGGGTCCTAATGTGGCAGGTGTTATTGGGTCAGCAGTTGCGGCTGGTGTACTAATCTCAATGTTCCAGTAA